A stretch of the Lolium perenne isolate Kyuss_39 chromosome 3, Kyuss_2.0, whole genome shotgun sequence genome encodes the following:
- the LOC127341722 gene encoding plastoglobule-localized metallopeptidase 48, chloroplastic produces the protein MAACLSSTLPRQTIHRRFCLTPKLPSSSTTTYYRRPHRRIIGTSSIAVSARASSAAAAAPGLDADDIRHPLDKQNTLLLKAIPGLNDIGKALLGPVSEQVMVLQNIGSSVLVSENQLPELHQLMIEAAKTLNIESPDLYVRQNPVPNAYTLAINGKKPFVVVHTSLVELLTRKELQAVLAHELGHLKCDHGVWLTFANILTTGAYTVPGFGMVAGFLEEQLFRWLRAAELTCDRAALLVVKDPKVVMSVLMKLAGGCPSLADQLNVDAFLEQARSYDKASSNPVGWYIRNAQTRELSHPLPVMRAREVDEWSRSQEYRTLSRKMFQ, from the exons ATGGCGGCTTGCCTCTCCTCCACGCTCCCTCGCCAGACCATCCACCGCCGCTTCTGCTTGACCCCTAAGCTGCCCtcctcttccaccaccacctacTACCGGCGCCCCCACCGCCGGATCATTGGAACTAGCTCCATCGCTGTCTCTGCCCGTGCCTCCTCTGCGGCGGCCGCTGCTCCgggcctcgacgccgacgacatcCGACACCCCCTCGACAAGCAG AACACTTTGCTGCTCAAAGCAATTCCCGGGCTCAATGATATAGGCAAGGCTTTGCTAG GTCCGGTTTCTGAGCAAGTTATGGTTCTTCAGAACATTGGATCCTCTGTTCTCGTCTCTGAGAATCAG TTGCCAGAACTCCACCAGCTCATGATTGAAGCTGCAAAAACCTTGAACATAGAATCTCCGGATCTATACGTACGGCAAAATCCCGTTCCTAATGCTTACACCTTAGCAATCAACGGAAAAAAGCCATTTGTCGTGGTTCACACAAGCCTCGTGGAACTACTCACTAGAAAGGAACTACAG GCTGTTTTGGCACATGAGCTTGGTCACCTCAAGTGCGACCATGGCGTGTGGCTTACCTTTGCCAACATACTAACAACAGGAGCATACACTGTCCCTG GTTTTGGGATGGTTGCCGGGTTCCTGGAAGAACAGCTGTTCAGGTGGCTGCGAGCTGCGGAGCTGACATGCGATAGGGCAGCCCTTCTCGTAGTGAAAGACCCCAAG GTTGTCATGTCGGTCCTCATGAAGCTGGCGGGAGGGTGCCCGTCCCTGGCGGACCAGCTGAATGTGGACGCCTTTCTGGAGCAGGCCCGCTCGTATGACAAGGCCTCGTCGAACCCGGTTGGGTGGTACATCCG CAACGCTCAGACGAGAGAGCTGTCACACCCGTTGCCTGTGATGCGAGCGCGAGAGGTGGACGAGTGGTCGAGGAGCCAAGAATACAGGACGTTGTCGCGGAAAATGTTTCAATAA
- the LOC127339419 gene encoding homeobox-leucine zipper protein TF1-like, protein MPRAQSGQAHEEDQQTFDNYFGELDGMYNDNFDFDISSNNRNIRGGDPTNDHNVVEGPKPRKKRLQRLTFQQTEILQGFFSMCTHPNEYQRRELSETTGLTAQQVKFWFQNKITQIKNLNEKEENYRLKVENAMLSDENKKLKQAHGTTFCPTCDPASQNQLTPDMQRLKEQNNWLKLEISMLQAETLPSSRQSFQLDSAAENVIARQNDIQMIAELTQNAMDEFVILSESHGPLWLPVPGGSFEILNKMAYAAKFGGDNSANIIGFKTEATRADIVVMMGAKYIMDYLMDSECYASLCPGILSSAKTIKAYKWPTNAGYNGAMRLMTIETVFPSPLVPSRKCTFVRSCRELQNGTMLVVDVSVDDSAGTFFKCRKMPSGVLIQPLEGNSCKIIAIEHVLVYDTAVHKLYQPCLDGLMFGARRWVTSIARQCMRLRDTFHVTRSALRANSKGKKTLMKLADGLLISYSNSIAAIPEDIWTIVRGTGTDQDIKIAHRRNDDRDNTAIVSVSASFQLPIPLRATFDHLKNNMLRPEWDVLVKGGVVREEVHVSSSAEADDAVSILHVKNAGENKENIMILQNSYYDVSGSFIVYSPIDIQLMNKIMSPGDMAESKVSIYPTGFSLLPVNESTQGSLGLGEDGETLVTVGFQILLKLARGTSLYPRSVSAAIDLMSANIETIKKSLINSQSHLECTRGKGRRNDRGRM, encoded by the exons ATGCCACGGGCACAGAGTGGTCAAGCACATGAAGAGGATCAGCAAACATTCGACAATTACTTTGGAGAATTAGATGGAATGTATAATGATAATTTTGACTTTGACATATCGTCTAACAACAGAAACATACGTGGGGGGGACCCCACTAATGATCATAATGTCGTTGAAGgcccaaaaccaaggaagaagcgTCTGCAGAGGTTAACTTTCCAGCAGACCGAGATACTTCAAGG ATTCTTTAGCATGTGCACACACCCGAATGAATATCAAAGGAGGGAGCTGAGTGAGACAACAGGTCTTACAGCACAACAAGTGAAGTTTTGGTTTCAGAACAAGATAACACAAATCAAG AACCtgaatgaaaaagaagagaaCTATAGGTTGAAAGTGGAGAATGCAATGCTGAGTGATGAAAACAAGAAGCTTAAGCAAGCTCATGGGACTACGTTTTGCCCCACTTGCGATCCAGCGTCACAGAACCAGCTCACTCCAGATATGCAAAGGCTGAAAGAGCAAAACAACTGGCTGAAGCTAGAG ATTTCCATGTTGCAAGCTGAAACACTTCCAAGTTCTAGACAGTCTTTCCAACTTGACTCAGCTGCAGAAAATGTCATTGCTAGACAAAATGACATACAGATGATAGCTGAACTAACTCAGAATGCAATGGACGAGTTTGTCATTTTGTCCGAGTCACATGGCCCTCTATGGCTGCCTGTTCCTGGTGGTTCATTTGAAATACTGAACAAGATGGCTTATGCTGCAAagtttggtggagacaatagtgcaAATATAATAGGATTCAAGACCGAGGCCACTCGTGCTGACATTGTGGTCATGATGGGCGCCAAATATATTATGGATTATCTCATGGATTCT GAGTGCTATGCATCTCTCTGTCCTGGAATTCTATCCAGTGCAAAAACCATTAAGGCTTACAAGTGGCCTACTAATGCAGGCTACAATGGCGCTATGCGTTTG ATGACAATTGAGACAGTGTTCCCATCGCCCCTTGTACCATCGAGGAAATGCACATTTGTGAGGTCCTGTAGGGAGCTGCAAAATGGGACAATGCTCGTTGTTGACGTGTCAGTGGATGATAGTGCTGGCACCTTCTTCAAGTGCCGCAAAATGCCTTCAGGAGTACTAATTCAGCCCCTGGAGGGTAACAGCTGCAAG ATCATTGCCATAGAGCATGTTCTAGTATATGATACTGCCGTTCACAAGCTCTACCAGCCATGTCTGGATGGACTCATGTTTGGAGCTAGGCGCTGGGTGACGAGCATCGCGCGGCAGTGCATGCGTTTAAGAGACACCTTCCATGTTACCAGAAGTGCTTTAAGAG CCAACTCAAAGGGGAAGAAGACCCTCATGAAACTAGCCGATGGCCTCCTCATCAGCTACAGCAACAGCATTGCCGCCATCCCTGAGGACATATGGACCATCGTGCGCGGTACTGGTACGGACCAAGACATCAAGATCGCGCATAGGAGGAACGATGACCGCGACAACACCGCAATTGTGTCTGTGAGCGCATCATTCCAGCTCCCAATTCCACTTAGGGCAACATTTGATCATCTCAAGAACAACATGCTTCGTCCAGAG TGGGATGTGTTGGTCAAAGGTGGTGTCGTGAGGGAGGAAGTCCATGTCTCCAGCAGTGCAGAAGCTGATGATGCTGTCTCCATTCTGCATGTTAAG AATGCCGGAGAAAACAAAGAAAACATCATGATCCTCCAGAACAGCTACTATGATGTATCGGGCTCATTTATTGTGTACTCACCCATCGACATCCAACTGATGAACAAGATCATGAGTCCAGGGGATATGGCAGAGAGCAAGGTATCCATCTACCCTACCGGCTTCTCTCTCCTCCCTGTTAACGAGTCTACCCAGGGTAGCCTTGGCCTAGGCGAGGATGGAGAAACTCTTGTAACCGTGGGGTTCCAGATTCTGCTGAAGCTCGCCCGTGGCACTAGCTTATATCCTAGGTCTGTGTCTGCTGCCATCGATCTCATGTCTGCGAACATTGAGACCATCAAAAAGTCCTTGATCAATAGCCAGTCTCATCTAGAATGTACCAG GGGGAAAGGGAGGCGCAATGATAGGGGAAGGATGTAA